Proteins from one Ketobacter alkanivorans genomic window:
- a CDS encoding sensor domain-containing diguanylate cyclase: MRARVLRNVLAALLCLFLSSAPAVVSGHSIQAGDWLYVLDEGYSVDDVRDGDMVWQTSPWKAPNLGFTSEPYWFRLSLSENELAEGVWYLWIHNAILTEMQFFVHKRGETEPVLMLGGMRMPVYPIYVESDTQYTFYLWVKSDTALQIPAEIISDMEFLTKREQQDSLFGIFVGILFSMMLYNFVLYLTIRDNTFLLYVGHSSALLFFVCSWQGLGNAYIWNGYPTFQNMSIGLATFSVIGFSTWFCGVFLGINASNFKLNRVYWAVRDLGFVGVVVTPFIPSQWGIFSSSFLSFFAVLMVINAMFSRAKLSYRPARLFVMGWTMYVTGAFVMGLNKFGLIEVNQTTENLLLWGAVFDMVLLCIALGDKFHEERNIKIKAQEMAIKAVKREKNAKETAIAKQKQSQVALEEAARAQRNYALVLERRVKERTLELKRAQLELEHVSEQDALTNLKNRRFFIDQLESHILLCQEKKRAFAILLVDIDNFKTVNDSHGHLAGDECIRSTGKLLQEKLKREDEVVCRYGGEEFVIIMPCTSEGDAVAMAESLRSHVAKCPMLCEGQRIMVTISIGVLMVTDEVLPELADNLIAQADQALYQAKSQGRNCVCVA; this comes from the coding sequence ATGAGGGCCAGAGTTTTGCGTAACGTACTGGCGGCACTGTTGTGTCTGTTTTTATCGAGTGCGCCTGCAGTGGTGTCTGGCCATAGCATTCAAGCAGGGGATTGGTTGTATGTGCTGGATGAAGGATACTCGGTAGACGATGTGCGCGATGGTGACATGGTTTGGCAGACTTCACCATGGAAGGCACCGAACCTCGGGTTTACATCAGAGCCTTACTGGTTTCGATTGTCACTTTCTGAGAATGAGTTGGCTGAAGGGGTTTGGTACTTGTGGATCCACAATGCCATCCTGACGGAAATGCAGTTCTTTGTGCACAAGCGTGGAGAGACAGAGCCGGTCTTGATGTTGGGTGGCATGCGTATGCCAGTTTATCCAATATATGTGGAAAGCGATACGCAATATACGTTCTACCTGTGGGTTAAGTCTGACACTGCATTGCAGATTCCAGCCGAAATAATATCTGATATGGAATTCCTGACCAAGAGAGAGCAGCAGGATTCACTGTTTGGAATCTTTGTTGGGATTCTGTTCTCGATGATGCTCTATAACTTTGTTCTTTACCTGACCATCAGGGATAACACGTTTCTGTTGTATGTAGGGCATTCAAGCGCGCTTTTGTTTTTTGTCTGCAGTTGGCAGGGGTTGGGTAATGCTTATATCTGGAATGGTTATCCTACGTTTCAGAACATGAGTATCGGCTTGGCGACTTTCAGCGTTATTGGCTTCTCAACGTGGTTCTGTGGTGTTTTTCTTGGCATCAACGCTTCAAATTTCAAATTAAATAGAGTGTATTGGGCGGTTCGTGATCTAGGGTTTGTTGGTGTTGTGGTGACACCCTTTATTCCAAGTCAGTGGGGAATATTCAGCTCTTCATTTCTGAGCTTCTTTGCTGTGCTTATGGTGATTAATGCCATGTTTTCGCGAGCAAAGTTGAGCTATCGTCCTGCGCGTCTTTTTGTCATGGGGTGGACCATGTATGTGACGGGGGCGTTTGTGATGGGGTTGAACAAGTTTGGTCTAATTGAGGTGAACCAAACGACAGAAAATCTATTGTTATGGGGGGCTGTGTTTGACATGGTGCTCCTCTGCATAGCACTGGGAGACAAGTTTCATGAAGAGCGTAATATCAAGATAAAGGCCCAAGAAATGGCCATTAAAGCAGTCAAGCGAGAAAAAAACGCGAAAGAAACGGCCATTGCCAAACAAAAGCAATCCCAGGTGGCCCTGGAGGAGGCAGCCCGTGCGCAGAGAAATTATGCGTTAGTGCTGGAGCGGAGGGTGAAGGAAAGAACACTGGAGCTAAAGCGTGCCCAGCTGGAACTTGAGCATGTCAGTGAGCAGGATGCATTAACCAACCTAAAAAACAGGCGCTTTTTCATTGATCAGCTCGAATCCCATATCTTGCTTTGCCAAGAGAAGAAGCGAGCATTCGCCATCTTGCTGGTGGATATTGATAACTTCAAAACGGTGAATGACAGTCATGGCCATTTGGCCGGTGATGAATGTATACGCAGTACAGGCAAGCTGTTGCAGGAGAAGTTAAAGAGAGAAGATGAAGTGGTGTGTCGATACGGTGGCGAGGAGTTCGTGATAATCATGCCTTGTACATCAGAAGGCGATGCTGTTGCCATGGCGGAAAGCCTGCGTAGCCATGTCGCGAAGTGTCCAATGTTGTGCGAAGGTCAGCGTATTATGGTTACCATCAGTATAGGCGTATTGATGGTGACAGATGAGGTGCTGCCAGAGCTTGCAGACAACTTGATTGCCCAGGCCGATCAGGCGCTCTATCAAGCGAAATCTCAGGGCCGAAATTGTGTCTGTGTCGCGTAG
- a CDS encoding diguanylate cyclase: MNCSYVLLAVQGRWALAVLLVLLVSLSLPQPARAQLVALDSAIEGQYLGEYLSIWKDPSGNADLEVVKRQQEWQVTNERIPNFGHTSDVYWFRLEIQTAVEDNSWVLVLSNVLLDYVDIFLVSSDGELIDQYSGGAQRKITDRAILHRYFVVPISAQGESNLTLYFRVASFHAVQFPLALWPIQKFAAFDELETILTGVLLGSLFIMLLYNFFLYTTLRDPLYLAYVGSVFGFLMLQICVKGFGYRFFWPDQLMLSAVSVFVSAFATIFFAISFASWFMQLRIRKFPLLPLVEVARWSALACALFIWYLPDGLRLYLMIGVGVLAIALGFIAIFTYYSSNDRPMQIFTAGWVVLLVGSLLFLLNKLGWISVNAWTEQTMSVGTVIEVILFSMALGDRINSEKEQAIRAKSILLRSLDTEREEKQNILRSEEITREAKELTLSIQKEANERLEAEIEERTAELKQTTDRLEDLVKLDPLTGVFNRRHFNETINDVFKVARKDRTELSLLMIDVDHFKSINDQYGHLVGDHCLISVADALARMSKEGGGILFRFGGEEFAIVLENTSKETAQTLAEKIRGAIESTLLAGSQGPDHITISIGGASIWPGKHLRPEALVALADAALYQAKELGRNRVVMQQDNEGQSFA; this comes from the coding sequence ATGAATTGTAGTTATGTATTGCTGGCAGTGCAGGGTCGATGGGCCCTGGCTGTACTGCTGGTTCTTTTAGTCAGCCTGTCGTTACCACAACCGGCGCGTGCGCAGCTCGTGGCGCTGGATAGTGCTATAGAAGGGCAATATCTCGGAGAATATCTTTCAATCTGGAAAGACCCTAGCGGTAATGCTGATCTGGAAGTGGTTAAGCGTCAGCAGGAATGGCAGGTAACCAATGAAAGAATCCCTAACTTTGGCCACACCTCTGATGTGTATTGGTTTCGTCTGGAGATACAGACGGCGGTTGAGGACAATTCGTGGGTCTTAGTGTTATCAAACGTACTGTTGGATTACGTTGATATCTTCTTGGTTTCATCGGATGGCGAGTTAATCGATCAGTATTCAGGGGGGGCGCAACGTAAGATTACTGATCGTGCCATACTGCATCGTTATTTTGTTGTTCCTATTAGTGCGCAAGGTGAGAGTAATTTGACGTTGTATTTTCGTGTAGCGTCATTCCATGCCGTTCAATTTCCGTTAGCGTTGTGGCCGATACAAAAATTTGCTGCATTTGATGAGCTGGAAACGATCCTTACAGGTGTGTTGTTGGGGTCGTTGTTCATCATGTTGCTGTATAACTTCTTTCTTTACACCACTTTGCGAGATCCTCTTTACCTAGCTTATGTCGGGTCGGTATTTGGCTTTTTGATGTTGCAGATATGCGTGAAGGGATTTGGATACCGTTTTTTCTGGCCTGACCAGTTGATGCTGTCGGCAGTCTCCGTATTTGTATCTGCTTTCGCGACGATATTTTTTGCAATCAGCTTTGCGAGTTGGTTCATGCAGTTGCGAATACGTAAGTTTCCACTGCTGCCGTTGGTCGAGGTGGCGCGATGGAGCGCGTTGGCCTGTGCGCTGTTTATCTGGTATCTGCCGGATGGCTTGAGATTGTATCTCATGATAGGAGTTGGAGTGCTGGCCATTGCCTTAGGCTTTATAGCAATTTTTACCTACTACAGTTCAAATGATCGCCCAATGCAGATTTTTACCGCTGGTTGGGTCGTGCTGTTAGTGGGGTCGCTATTGTTTCTGCTCAATAAGTTGGGCTGGATCTCAGTAAATGCATGGACAGAGCAGACTATGTCAGTTGGCACTGTAATTGAAGTCATCCTTTTTTCAATGGCATTGGGCGATCGTATCAACAGTGAGAAAGAACAGGCCATTAGGGCGAAAAGCATACTGTTGCGATCGCTGGATACGGAGCGCGAAGAAAAGCAGAATATATTGAGGAGTGAAGAGATCACAAGGGAGGCGAAAGAACTCACCCTCAGCATACAGAAGGAAGCGAATGAAAGATTAGAGGCGGAGATTGAAGAGCGTACAGCGGAACTGAAACAAACAACTGATCGCTTAGAGGATCTGGTGAAACTCGACCCGTTGACGGGTGTGTTCAATCGCCGTCATTTCAACGAAACTATTAATGATGTGTTCAAGGTCGCCAGGAAAGACAGGACAGAGCTTAGCCTGTTAATGATTGATGTTGATCACTTTAAATCAATTAACGATCAGTACGGCCATTTGGTAGGGGATCATTGCCTTATAAGCGTAGCCGATGCCTTGGCAAGAATGTCAAAAGAAGGTGGAGGGATTCTGTTTAGATTTGGAGGAGAGGAGTTTGCGATCGTACTGGAGAATACATCAAAAGAAACGGCGCAGACATTGGCAGAAAAGATTCGCGGGGCTATTGAATCTACGCTTCTTGCCGGATCTCAGGGTCCAGACCACATAACCATCAGCATAGGGGGCGCGTCCATTTGGCCTGGAAAACACCTGCGCCCTGAAGCACTGGTGGCGCTGGCAGATGCGGCTCTTTACCAGGCAAAAGAACTTGGGCGAAACCGCGTGGTCATGCAGCAGGATAATGAGGGCCAGAGTTTTGCGTAA